Genomic segment of Paenibacillus macerans:
AGGGGAAATCTTCGGCGTCATCGGCCACTCGGGCGCCGGCAAAAGCACGCTGATCCGCTGCATCAATTTGCTGGAACGTCCGACGCAAGGCGAGGTATGGGTCGGCGGCGTGGAGCTGACGAAGCTGGGCAAACGCGAGCTGCAGCAGCAGCGGCGCAAAATCGGCATGATTTTTCAGCATTTTAACCTGCTGTCGTCGGCTACCGTTTATGATAACATCGCTTTTCCACTGACGCTGATCGGAACGCCGAAGGCGGTCATTGCGGAAAAGGTGAACAGCTTGCTAACATTGGTCGGTCTGGAAGAGCACCGCCATAAATATCCGGCGCAGCTGTCCGGGGGCCAGAAGCAGCGGGTCGGCATCGCCCGGGCGCTGGCGAGCGATCCCGATGTCCTGCTGTGCGACGAAGCGACCTCGGCGCTCGATCCGCAAACGACGGATTCGATTTTGAAGCTGCTGCTGGACATCAATAAGAAGTTCCATTTAACGATTTTGCTCATTACGCACGAGATGCACGTCATTCAAAGCATCTGCGACCGGGTGGCGGTCATTCATGAGGGCGGCATCGTCGAGGAAGGGCCGGTAACCGAGGTGTTTCTGAAGCCGA
This window contains:
- a CDS encoding methionine ABC transporter ATP-binding protein is translated as MIELKGITKIYSGKKTSTTALSGLNMSVQKGEIFGVIGHSGAGKSTLIRCINLLERPTQGEVWVGGVELTKLGKRELQQQRRKIGMIFQHFNLLSSATVYDNIAFPLTLIGTPKAVIAEKVNSLLTLVGLEEHRHKYPAQLSGGQKQRVGIARALASDPDVLLCDEATSALDPQTTDSILKLLLDINKKFHLTILLITHEMHVIQSICDRVAVIHEGGIVEEGPVTEVFLKPKHPVTREFIHRDAAGEEGVKLAASVPRPAWSRLVKITFLGAKTYESVLSQVVRETGVNFAILQGTISTIKEVPYGQLTVSFEGADADVDRTLSLLKARDLDVEVIG